A genomic segment from Streptomyces sp. NBC_00459 encodes:
- a CDS encoding RsmB/NOP family class I SAM-dependent RNA methyltransferase, with product MSEQPRRPHKPGKPYRRPQKDPVRILAFEALRAVDERDAYANLVLPPLLRAARAKGDFDGRDAALATELVYGTLRRQGTYDAVIGECVDRPLREVDPPVLDVLSLGVHQLLGTRIPTHAAVSASVELARVVLGDGRAKFVNAVLRKVAQHDLDAWIERVAPPYDDDPEDHLAVVHSHPRWVVSALWDSLGGGRAGIEELLAADNERPEVTLVARPGRSTTEELLQEEAAVPGRWSPYAVRLAEGGEPGAIDAVRDGRAGVQDEGSQLVALALANAPLDGPDKAWLDGCAGPGGKAALLAALAAERGALLLASEKLPHRAGLVAKALNGNPGPYQVVVGDGTRPPWRAGSFDRVLMDVPCTGLGALRRRPEARWRRRPEDLEGFAPLQRALLATALESVRVGGIVGYATCSPHLAETRAVVDDLIKQHPNTELVDARPLLEGVTDLGDGPDVQLWPHLHGTDAMYLALIRRTG from the coding sequence GTGAGCGAGCAGCCCCGTCGGCCACACAAGCCCGGCAAGCCCTACCGTCGGCCCCAGAAGGACCCCGTCCGTATCCTCGCCTTCGAGGCGCTGCGGGCCGTGGACGAGCGGGACGCGTACGCCAATCTGGTGTTGCCGCCGCTCCTGCGGGCGGCCCGGGCGAAGGGGGACTTCGACGGGCGGGACGCGGCTCTCGCGACCGAGCTGGTGTACGGGACGCTGCGTCGGCAGGGGACCTACGACGCCGTGATCGGCGAATGCGTCGACCGGCCGCTGCGCGAGGTCGATCCGCCGGTGCTCGATGTGCTGAGCCTCGGCGTGCACCAGCTGCTCGGGACGCGCATCCCCACGCACGCCGCCGTGTCCGCCTCGGTCGAGCTGGCCAGGGTCGTGCTCGGCGACGGGCGCGCCAAGTTCGTGAACGCCGTGCTCCGCAAGGTCGCCCAGCACGATCTCGACGCCTGGATCGAGCGGGTCGCGCCGCCCTACGACGACGATCCCGAGGATCACCTCGCCGTGGTGCACTCGCATCCCCGGTGGGTCGTTTCCGCGCTGTGGGATTCCCTCGGTGGCGGACGCGCCGGGATCGAGGAGCTGCTCGCCGCCGACAACGAGCGGCCCGAGGTCACCCTGGTCGCCCGGCCCGGGCGGTCCACCACCGAGGAACTGCTCCAGGAAGAGGCCGCGGTGCCGGGGCGCTGGTCGCCGTACGCCGTGCGGCTCGCCGAGGGCGGCGAACCCGGGGCCATCGACGCCGTACGGGACGGGCGTGCGGGCGTACAGGACGAGGGCAGCCAGCTCGTCGCACTCGCCCTGGCCAACGCCCCGCTCGACGGGCCCGACAAGGCCTGGCTCGACGGGTGTGCCGGGCCCGGCGGCAAGGCCGCGCTGCTCGCCGCCCTCGCCGCGGAGCGGGGTGCGCTGCTGCTCGCCTCCGAGAAGCTGCCGCACCGGGCCGGTCTGGTCGCGAAGGCACTGAACGGCAATCCGGGCCCCTACCAGGTCGTTGTGGGGGACGGAACCAGACCGCCGTGGCGGGCCGGCAGTTTCGACCGGGTGCTGATGGACGTGCCGTGCACCGGGCTCGGGGCGCTGCGCAGGCGCCCCGAGGCGCGCTGGCGGAGACGCCCCGAGGACCTGGAGGGCTTCGCGCCGCTCCAGCGAGCGCTGCTGGCCACCGCGCTGGAGTCGGTCCGTGTCGGCGGGATCGTCGGCTACGCCACCTGCTCGCCGCACCTCGCCGAGACCCGGGCCGTTGTCGACGACCTGATCAAGCAGCACCCGAACACCGAACTCGTCGACGCCCGGCCGCTGTTGGAGGGCGTGACCGACCTCGGCGACGGTCCTGACGTACAGCTGTGGCCGCATCTGCACGGGACCGACGCCATGTATCTGGCTCTCATCCGCCGGACCGGTTGA
- the fmt gene encoding methionyl-tRNA formyltransferase: MRLVFAGTPEVAVPALDALIGSGRHEVVAVVTRPDAPAGRGRRLVASPVAQRAEEAGIEVLKPVKPRDEEFLARLREIGPDCCPVVAYGALLPRVALDIPAHGWVNLHFSLLPAWRGAAPVQHSIMGGDEITGASTFLIEEGLDSGPVYGTVTETIRPTDTSGDLLTRLAFAGSGLLAATMDGIEDGTLKAVPQPAEGITLAPKITVEDAHVDWSVPALRADRIVRGCTPAPGAWTVFRGERLKLIHVTPVPDRTDLAPGVLSVGKNNVYVGTGSYAVELLWVQAQGKKPMRAADWARGVRIADGEVLGG; encoded by the coding sequence ATGAGGCTTGTCTTCGCTGGTACCCCTGAGGTCGCCGTTCCCGCTCTGGATGCCCTGATCGGGTCGGGACGGCATGAAGTGGTCGCCGTCGTCACACGGCCCGACGCGCCTGCCGGGCGGGGACGCAGGCTGGTCGCCAGCCCCGTGGCCCAGCGGGCCGAGGAGGCCGGGATCGAGGTGCTGAAGCCTGTCAAACCCAGGGACGAGGAGTTCCTCGCGAGGCTGCGGGAGATCGGGCCCGACTGCTGTCCCGTGGTCGCGTACGGGGCCCTGCTGCCCCGCGTCGCCCTCGACATCCCCGCCCACGGCTGGGTCAACCTGCACTTCTCGCTGCTGCCCGCCTGGCGTGGCGCCGCGCCCGTGCAGCACTCCATCATGGGCGGCGACGAGATCACCGGCGCCTCCACCTTCCTCATCGAGGAGGGCCTCGACTCCGGGCCCGTCTACGGCACGGTGACCGAGACGATCCGGCCCACGGACACCAGCGGCGACCTGCTGACGCGGCTCGCCTTCGCCGGCTCCGGGCTGCTCGCCGCGACCATGGACGGCATCGAGGACGGGACCCTGAAGGCCGTACCGCAGCCCGCCGAGGGCATCACGCTCGCGCCGAAGATCACGGTCGAGGACGCGCACGTCGACTGGTCCGTGCCCGCCCTCCGGGCCGACCGGATCGTGCGCGGGTGCACTCCCGCGCCCGGCGCCTGGACCGTGTTCCGGGGCGAGCGGCTCAAGCTCATCCATGTCACGCCCGTGCCCGACCGCACCGATCTCGCGCCCGGCGTGCTCTCCGTGGGCAAGAACAACGTGTACGTCGGCACCGGGTCGTACGCCGTCGAGCTGCTCTGGGTGCAGGCTCAGGGGAAGAAGCCGATGCGTGCCGCCGACTGGGCACGCGGCGTGCGGATCGCCGACGGCGAGGTGCTCGGCGGCTGA